One segment of Spiroplasma kunkelii CR2-3x DNA contains the following:
- a CDS encoding segregation/condensation protein A, which produces MLHLPRYEVKLDNFSGPLDLLLHLVKEKQMDLFAIKLTEITDQFLAYIREMEQLNIEISSEYLTMASYLVETKTKLVLPKEEVEIADNYEKDTRDELINRLLEYKKIKEVSQYFKDKHQEGIRYLSKPRTIIKGNQIKEENLPLSPKINIDKLTNSFLKMLERINATKPLESNVVITEVSPEEMAERIMALLAQNDKEWTLEELLGNFTLSLQVFVACFIALLDLARHQKIEIEQYQHLEAIYIRPYLKKGGN; this is translated from the coding sequence ATGTTACATTTGCCGCGCTATGAAGTAAAACTTGATAATTTTTCAGGACCGTTAGATTTATTGTTGCATTTAGTTAAAGAAAAGCAGATGGACCTTTTTGCAATTAAATTGACAGAAATTACTGATCAATTTTTAGCGTATATTAGAGAAATGGAACAATTAAATATTGAAATTTCATCAGAATATTTAACAATGGCAAGTTATTTAGTTGAGACAAAAACAAAATTAGTGTTACCAAAAGAAGAAGTTGAAATTGCTGATAATTATGAAAAAGATACTCGTGATGAACTAATTAATCGTTTACTAGAATATAAAAAAATTAAAGAAGTTAGTCAATATTTTAAAGATAAACATCAAGAGGGAATTCGCTATTTGTCAAAACCACGAACAATTATTAAAGGAAATCAAATTAAAGAAGAAAATTTACCATTATCGCCAAAAATTAATATTGATAAATTAACTAATAGTTTTTTAAAAATGTTAGAACGAATTAATGCAACAAAACCATTAGAATCAAATGTTGTTATTACTGAAGTTTCTCCAGAAGAAATGGCGGAGCGAATTATGGCATTATTAGCGCAAAATGATAAAGAATGAACATTAGAAGAATTGTTAGGTAATTTTACTTTATCATTACAAGTTTTTGTTGCTTGTTTTATTGCTTTGTTAGATTTAGCTCGTCATCAAAAAATTGAAATTGAGCAATACCAACATTTAGAAGCAATTTACATTAGACCATACTTAAAGAAAGGGGGGAATTAA
- a CDS encoding UPF0236 family transposase-like protein — MELKQNLLENYKENKILETIKEINNFLIERDNEIFKLYQQRKILQGYKVVSKLPKTIQIEFGNVRPKIRRYVKYDEENKKYINRYPLDKELGLKKYEKIEKNLKDKYIYFLGDGKIYKDVLHTIESANISEKTISNIF; from the coding sequence ATGGAGTTAAAACAGAATTTGTTAGAAAATTATAAAGAAAATAAAATATTAGAAACAATAAAAGAAATTAATAACTTCTTAATTGAAAGAGATAATGAGATATTTAAATTATATCAACAAAGGAAAATATTACAAGGATATAAGGTGGTATCAAAATTACCAAAAACAATTCAAATAGAATTTGGTAATGTTCGCCCAAAAATACGAAGATATGTTAAATATGATGAAGAAAATAAAAAATATATAAATCGTTATCCTTTAGATAAGGAATTAGGTTTAAAAAAATATGAAAAAATTGAAAAAAATTTAAAAGATAAATATATCTATTTTTTGGGTGATGGAAAAATATATAAAGATGTTTTGCATACAATAGAAAGTGCTAACATTAGTGAAAAAACAATATCTAATATTTTTTAA
- a CDS encoding Mbov_0401 family ICE element transposase-like protein — protein sequence MLNVFNSFKDINFVEEVNIDVNLIGKQKMKEKYENLDQKLREQNRNGKNGYILWGKKNKMIKTPFGNIIIKASRFGYRDKKDNKFKTTTLLNKKIGLKNNQTIILSIKIELWKLMDSAKRQRDIMDMYPRLNISKMTITNINKEVDFDKLFKEQLKTKTEKIIVQTPYLYAGVDDSFSNLTKYRKIEKNMFRTAYFHTGYDEIKSTKSKNVLKDKKIFIVMKSVKNKYYLIKKYKKEFLHFLNQNFNIQNCKLTLAGDGAKWIQKFANEIGAIFILDQFHLMKELKTIFPYRRRKLTKNLTDNEKRRKQIYWDMNKLFKNGDPDEAIKYLKKLITRKNIKEYPFLKDKKDKIKDFIKYIKNNSEGIKFYKEDWYMGSCTEPQISHNVKWLKGYGAKSYSEKVFKNIIAIKMAKENGVNLIEFYLNKLNKKMKKNIIIILKMKINIFSNF from the coding sequence ATGTTAAATGTTTTTAATAGTTTTAAAGATATAAACTTTGTTGAAGAAGTAAATATCGATGTTAATTTAATTGGAAAACAAAAAATGAAAGAAAAATATGAAAACCTTGATCAAAAATTAAGAGAGCAAAACCGTAATGGCAAAAATGGTTATATTTTGTGAGGGAAAAAGAATAAAATGATAAAAACTCCCTTTGGCAATATTATAATTAAAGCTTCAAGATTTGGTTATCGTGATAAAAAAGATAATAAATTCAAAACAACAACTTTATTAAATAAAAAAATTGGTTTAAAAAATAATCAAACAATTATTTTAAGTATTAAAATAGAACTTTGAAAATTAATGGACAGTGCTAAAAGACAAAGAGATATTATGGATATGTACCCAAGATTAAATATATCTAAGATGACAATCACAAACATTAATAAGGAAGTTGATTTTGATAAATTATTTAAAGAACAATTAAAAACAAAGACTGAAAAAATAATTGTCCAAACACCATATTTGTATGCTGGGGTTGATGATTCATTTAGTAATTTAACAAAATATAGAAAAATAGAAAAAAATATGTTTAGAACAGCATATTTTCATACTGGGTATGATGAAATAAAAAGCACTAAAAGTAAAAATGTTCTAAAAGATAAAAAAATTTTTATTGTTATGAAATCAGTAAAAAATAAATACTATCTTATTAAAAAATATAAAAAAGAATTTTTACATTTTTTAAATCAAAATTTTAATATTCAAAATTGTAAGTTAACGCTAGCAGGTGATGGAGCAAAATGAATCCAAAAATTTGCTAATGAAATTGGTGCAATTTTTATTTTAGATCAATTTCATTTAATGAAAGAATTAAAAACAATATTTCCTTATCGAAGAAGAAAACTTACTAAAAATTTAACCGATAATGAAAAAAGGAGAAAACAAATTTATTGAGATATGAATAAATTATTTAAAAATGGCGATCCTGATGAAGCAATAAAATATTTAAAAAAATTAATTACAAGAAAAAATATTAAAGAATATCCATTCTTAAAAGATAAAAAAGATAAAATCAAAGATTTCATTAAATATATCAAAAATAATTCTGAGGGTATTAAATTTTATAAAGAGGATTGATATATGGGGTCTTGTACCGAACCACAAATTTCGCATAATGTCAAATGATTAAAAGGATATGGTGCTAAATCATACAGTGAAAAAGTTTTTAAAAATATTATTGCAATAAAAATGGCAAAAGAAAATGGTGTTAATTTAATTGAGTTTTATCTTAATAAATTAAACAAAAAAATGAAAAAGAATATAATTATTATTTTAAAAATGAAGATAAACATATTCAGCAATTTTTAA
- a CDS encoding AAA domain-containing protein, which yields MNDIFLKNYKYFKNFINMLSNYYKNEEEKLFFKVLSDDFLNDKYGLISKLKNEINASFFKQTILYKIFSNSLDQDKNLKKDLIFPVGINLSQYEAVKNIYKNSFSIIQGPPGTGKTQTIINILFNILLENKNKTVAVVSNNNEAVKNIYDKLKEMKLDFLCTFAGNSDNINKSKNKFLDSWEILKNNYINNIKINSLSEINIAENINLLKDFNELNILKNEEQKQKKEFNNLLYFLQSLNMDISKITYSKKIKKILNENKIQKLKLVKNKIFKKEKISFFQRFFLKISFKIKVKNLNELGQTHLNEWFNYKLAELNLKKTINSIYQLQNKLNDQNYDDIIKNIKKISMNKLNQKIKDRFENIKIKQNLIVELNNKEKIQSLSSYIFNYAPFLLSTITSIGTYSNLSYKTVDYLIIDEASQATFLSCLPAMARARNIIIVGDLKQLKQIDDENFKRIDKKLLESQIQPHNKELLISNNNPINAISSLFGNRVPNVILQEHYRCHPDIINFCNEIYYENKLIPMTYNLYPDNYEAMSVIEVESNSGAIRQNRSWVSESEAHIVSNLLEQENKYNYNDIGVISPYAEQSKKIKNLILSIAKDIEINTVHKFQGRDKKKIIYCITQDKVSNLEFSANSNLVNVAVSRAKDELVVVVNKRICETNKNNDITRLINYINVLYKGKTFFKQTIGVFAALSSSNYEIETQEKKFNGFIGETSEYIFSKILDKLINQIIDIKYIKHYNLKLVVKNQEGFNDREKQFINHPWSHLDFLIFNKISKKPIIAIEVDGQQHNKSIQLWRDKVKDKALEKNGIKIYRIKTISINGEDKIINELKNLIV from the coding sequence ATGAATGATATTTTTTTAAAAAATTATAAATATTTTAAAAATTTTATAAATATGTTATCAAATTATTATAAAAATGAAGAAGAAAAGTTATTTTTCAAAGTATTAAGTGATGATTTTTTAAATGACAAATATGGTTTAATTTCAAAGTTAAAAAATGAAATAAATGCTAGTTTTTTTAAACAAACTATACTTTATAAAATATTTTCAAATAGCTTAGATCAAGATAAAAATTTAAAAAAAGATTTAATTTTTCCTGTTGGTATTAATTTAAGTCAATATGAAGCTGTCAAAAACATTTATAAAAATAGCTTTTCTATAATTCAAGGCCCTCCTGGAACTGGTAAAACTCAAACAATTATTAATATTTTATTTAATATTTTATTAGAAAATAAAAACAAAACTGTTGCAGTTGTTTCAAATAATAATGAAGCTGTCAAAAACATTTATGATAAGTTAAAAGAAATGAAACTTGATTTTCTTTGTACATTTGCTGGGAATAGTGACAATATAAATAAATCTAAAAATAAATTTCTTGATTCTTGAGAAATCCTAAAAAATAACTATATTAATAATATTAAAATTAATTCATTATCTGAAATTAATATTGCAGAAAATATTAATTTATTAAAAGATTTTAATGAATTGAATATACTAAAAAACGAAGAACAAAAACAAAAGAAAGAATTTAATAATTTACTTTATTTTTTACAATCTTTGAATATGGATATTTCTAAAATTACTTATTCTAAAAAAATAAAAAAAATATTAAATGAAAATAAAATTCAAAAATTGAAATTAGTTAAAAATAAAATATTTAAAAAAGAAAAAATAAGTTTTTTTCAAAGATTTTTTTTAAAAATAAGTTTTAAAATTAAAGTTAAAAATTTAAATGAATTAGGACAAACTCATTTAAATGAATGGTTTAATTATAAACTTGCAGAACTTAATTTAAAAAAAACTATAAATTCTATTTATCAACTACAAAATAAACTTAATGATCAAAATTATGACGATATTATTAAAAATATTAAAAAAATATCAATGAATAAGTTAAATCAAAAAATTAAGGATAGATTTGAAAATATAAAAATAAAACAAAATTTAATTGTTGAATTAAATAATAAAGAAAAAATTCAATCATTATCATCTTATATTTTTAATTATGCACCATTCTTATTGAGTACAATAACTTCTATTGGTACTTATTCAAATTTAAGTTATAAAACAGTTGACTATTTGATTATTGATGAAGCTTCTCAAGCAACTTTTTTAAGTTGTTTACCAGCAATGGCAAGAGCAAGAAACATAATTATTGTTGGTGATCTAAAACAATTAAAACAAATCGATGATGAAAACTTTAAAAGAATTGATAAAAAATTATTAGAAAGTCAAATTCAACCACATAATAAAGAATTATTAATTAGTAATAATAATCCAATTAATGCAATTTCTTCATTATTTGGTAATCGGGTTCCCAATGTTATACTTCAAGAACATTATCGTTGTCATCCTGATATTATTAATTTTTGTAATGAAATTTATTATGAAAATAAATTAATCCCAATGACATATAATTTATATCCAGATAATTATGAAGCAATGAGCGTTATTGAAGTTGAATCAAATTCTGGAGCTATTAGACAAAATAGAAGTTGAGTTTCAGAATCTGAGGCTCATATTGTTTCTAATTTATTAGAACAAGAAAATAAATATAATTATAATGATATTGGTGTTATTTCTCCTTATGCAGAACAATCAAAGAAAATTAAAAATTTAATTTTATCAATTGCAAAAGATATTGAAATTAATACAGTTCATAAATTTCAAGGAAGAGATAAAAAAAAGATTATTTATTGTATAACGCAAGATAAAGTTTCAAATTTAGAATTTTCAGCAAATTCTAATTTGGTAAATGTTGCTGTATCACGTGCTAAAGATGAGCTTGTTGTTGTAGTTAATAAAAGAATTTGTGAAACTAATAAAAACAATGATATTACAAGGCTAATTAATTATATTAATGTTTTATATAAAGGAAAAACTTTCTTTAAACAGACAATCGGTGTTTTTGCTGCATTATCTTCTAGTAATTATGAAATAGAAACACAAGAAAAAAAATTTAATGGATTTATTGGAGAAACATCAGAATATATATTTTCAAAAATTTTAGATAAATTAATAAATCAAATTATAGATATTAAATATATAAAGCATTACAATTTAAAATTGGTTGTTAAAAATCAAGAAGGATTTAATGATAGAGAAAAACAATTTATTAATCATCCTTGGTCACATTTAGATTTTTTAATTTTTAATAAAATTTCAAAAAAACCAATAATAGCAATTGAAGTTGATGGTCAACAACATAATAAATCAATTCAATTATGAAGAGATAAAGTTAAAGATAAAGCACTTGAAAAAAATGGAATTAAAATTTATAGAATTAAAACAATTTCAATTAATGGTGAAGATAAAATAATTAATGAATTAAAGAATTTAATTGTGTAA
- a CDS encoding VirD4-like conjugal transfer protein, CD1115 family, with protein sequence MWNKIKKKKISLLIGACFVPIIFIFCLTLFGIGYSIFINWKEMTIFINEIKQFKILSWWNYIIKNKYGLLITLGLSLGFYCWFFYFVLFSKVKSKETAIKTTDKIDFGDSKWLSIKEIDDISDKVNIKDNYKNTGFVFNCNKNKKDLLFNLKNNIHSVIVGSTASGKTQGIVLPTIYLNGKSTTKPNMIITDPKRELYNLTSGFLAENGYKIKVIDFRNLEKGNTWNPLKIIYDYFIKMLITNNEKEKIKWKIKYQDKIRSLSRMLIDKNIEDEFWNNSASMIIQGIILAILEDYEDKIIKNNLTTEIEENLNQELFLNKFNMASVAVIASLKKDLVEWLNNRKNTSIAKITASQVLIDSKENRTLDAILMTVAKSLEIFNNDFIRNLTSQNDINYNDFIEYPTVLYIIFSDENDNYYKLIAILISQIYQFLTNKASEILEQKLEKPVYFILDEFANLTKINNIEKWVSISRSRNIFFQFILQDINQLKLNYGDTIAKIILNNCGMHIFLHTNDLETIKYYSELFGTKTIEQISINENKNNISVSKNLKSHPLMLTSELANLKQGQGIVKIARYNPMKITLKLWKDLKLVEKTNIFQLKEINYINFNKEYFYDIKNNKKEIKENEINEFVNLTTTEIKTNINNLKMQLREYENTNYKSFQNKTMINLLLQKIKNLEIELIKRQETNNYTEKE encoded by the coding sequence ATGTGAAATAAAATTAAAAAGAAAAAAATAAGTTTATTAATTGGTGCATGTTTTGTTCCAATTATTTTTATTTTTTGTTTAACATTATTTGGAATAGGTTATTCAATTTTTATTAATTGAAAAGAAATGACAATATTTATAAATGAAATTAAGCAATTTAAAATATTATCCTGATGAAATTATATAATTAAAAATAAATACGGATTATTAATAACACTTGGGTTAAGCTTAGGTTTTTATTGCTGGTTTTTTTATTTTGTTTTATTTAGTAAAGTGAAAAGTAAAGAAACTGCAATTAAAACAACTGATAAAATAGATTTTGGGGATAGTAAATGATTAAGTATAAAAGAAATTGATGATATTAGTGATAAAGTTAATATCAAAGATAATTATAAAAATACTGGTTTTGTTTTTAACTGTAATAAAAACAAAAAAGATTTATTGTTTAACTTAAAAAATAATATTCATAGTGTTATTGTTGGCTCAACAGCAAGTGGAAAAACACAAGGAATAGTATTGCCAACAATTTATTTAAACGGAAAATCAACCACTAAACCAAATATGATTATAACCGACCCCAAGAGAGAATTATACAATTTAACCAGTGGATTTTTAGCAGAAAATGGTTATAAAATAAAAGTTATTGATTTTCGTAATTTGGAAAAAGGAAATACTTGAAATCCACTAAAAATAATTTACGACTACTTTATTAAAATGTTAATTACCAATAACGAAAAAGAAAAAATAAAGTGAAAAATAAAATATCAAGATAAAATTAGATCACTTAGTCGTATGTTAATTGACAAAAATATTGAAGATGAATTTTGAAATAATTCAGCAAGCATGATTATTCAAGGAATTATTTTGGCAATATTAGAAGATTATGAAGATAAAATAATCAAAAATAATTTAACAACAGAAATCGAAGAAAATTTAAACCAAGAATTATTTTTAAACAAATTTAATATGGCGTCTGTTGCTGTCATTGCTAGTCTTAAAAAAGATCTAGTTGAATGACTTAATAATCGAAAAAATACCAGCATTGCCAAAATAACCGCAAGCCAAGTTTTAATTGATAGTAAAGAAAATCGAACACTAGATGCTATTTTAATGACTGTTGCAAAAAGTTTAGAAATATTTAACAATGATTTTATTCGTAATTTAACATCCCAAAATGATATTAATTACAATGATTTTATCGAATATCCAACAGTTTTATACATCATATTTAGTGACGAAAATGATAATTACTATAAATTAATAGCAATATTAATTAGTCAAATTTATCAATTTTTAACAAATAAAGCAAGTGAAATACTAGAACAAAAACTAGAAAAACCAGTATATTTTATTTTAGATGAATTTGCTAATTTAACAAAAATAAACAACATTGAAAAATGAGTTAGTATTTCGCGCAGCAGAAACATATTTTTTCAATTTATTTTACAAGATATCAACCAATTAAAATTAAATTATGGTGATACAATAGCAAAAATTATTTTAAATAACTGTGGGATGCATATTTTCTTACATACCAACGATTTAGAAACAATAAAATATTATAGTGAATTATTTGGAACAAAAACAATTGAACAAATTAGTATTAATGAAAATAAAAACAATATTAGTGTTTCAAAAAATTTAAAAAGTCATCCCTTAATGTTAACTAGTGAGTTAGCAAATTTAAAACAAGGGCAAGGAATTGTTAAAATAGCACGCTATAACCCAATGAAAATAACTTTAAAACTATGAAAAGATTTAAAGTTAGTAGAAAAAACAAACATATTTCAATTAAAAGAAATTAATTATATAAATTTTAATAAAGAATATTTTTATGATATTAAAAATAACAAAAAAGAAATAAAAGAAAATGAAATTAATGAATTTGTAAATTTAACAACAACAGAAATTAAGACAAATATTAATAATTTAAAAATGCAATTAAGAGAGTATGAAAATACAAATTACAAATCTTTTCAAAATAAAACAATGATAAATTTACTTTTACAAAAAATTAAAAACCTTGAAATAGAATTAATTAAAAGACAAGAAACCAATAATTATACTGAAAAGGAATAA
- a CDS encoding plasmid recombination protein, translating into MGQLIPESINYYKLNEWVNIEINFMKQWMKNNLKTDIGYLYSTVHMDETTPHIHFGFIPISKVFSKKLNEERYIISNNRVFGGKKQLQKFNNYHANYLTKAGYEIEPGEIGGKGSYNTMNFRQVKEFERNKLENEINNLFDEYISTKGNVKEFNKIKSISDDYDSLIYEIKQYLKYENNFTDYEINQLTKYLDLAEKIKYYKIITTIPSAKESDFKNMSLIEQEFNEMVFKINPIMQKGYDLVSSIEREL; encoded by the coding sequence ATGGGACAATTAATTCCTGAAAGTATAAATTATTATAAATTAAATGAATGAGTTAATATTGAAATAAATTTTATGAAACAATGAATGAAAAATAATCTTAAAACAGATATTGGGTATTTATATTCAACAGTTCATATGGACGAAACAACACCCCATATTCATTTTGGTTTTATTCCAATTAGTAAAGTTTTTTCAAAAAAGCTCAATGAAGAAAGATACATAATTAGTAATAATAGGGTTTTTGGTGGCAAAAAACAACTACAAAAGTTTAATAATTACCATGCTAATTATTTAACAAAAGCAGGTTATGAAATAGAACCTGGTGAAATTGGTGGTAAAGGTAGTTATAACACTATGAATTTTCGACAAGTTAAAGAATTTGAACGAAATAAATTAGAAAACGAAATTAATAATCTATTTGATGAGTACATATCTACGAAAGGCAATGTTAAAGAATTTAACAAAATTAAAAGCATCAGTGATGATTATGATAGTTTAATTTATGAAATTAAACAATATTTAAAATATGAAAATAATTTTACAGATTATGAAATAAACCAATTAACTAAATATTTAGATTTAGCAGAAAAAATAAAATACTACAAAATTATTACCACAATTCCTAGTGCAAAAGAATCAGATTTTAAAAATATGAGTTTAATTGAACAAGAATTTAATGAAATGGTTTTTAAAATTAATCCTATTATGCAAAAAGGTTATGATTTAGTGAGTAGTATAGAAAGAGAGTTATAA
- a CDS encoding lipoprotein produces the protein MKKILSILGTITLIGTSTISLVACNTRQEYTTEELAKLKEEKKINTDNKQIKDNLEWITPQEKPFNQVDNKLYFVVWRGEKNGDWKIIKFKNNEINIIIDNFKNYELEKYDLPLLGNDLYIKNKSGIRYESWKDDTKNNYFKAVYRWNNDTEKPNLIVNKDGIIQIS, from the coding sequence ATGAAAAAAATATTAAGTATTTTAGGAACAATCACATTAATTGGAACAAGCACAATAAGTCTAGTTGCTTGTAATACAAGACAAGAATATACAACTGAAGAATTAGCAAAATTAAAAGAAGAAAAAAAAATAAATACAGATAATAAACAAATTAAAGATAACTTAGAATGAATAACACCACAAGAAAAACCTTTTAATCAAGTTGATAATAAATTATATTTTGTAGTATGGCGTGGTGAAAAAAATGGTGATTGAAAAATAATTAAATTTAAAAATAATGAAATTAATATAATAATTGATAATTTTAAAAATTATGAGTTAGAAAAATATGATTTACCTTTATTGGGTAATGATTTATATATTAAAAATAAATCAGGAATTAGATATGAAAGTTGAAAAGATGATACGAAAAATAATTATTTTAAAGCAGTTTATCGCTGAAACAATGACACAGAAAAACCTAATTTAATAGTTAATAAAGATGGTATAATCCAAATTAGTTAA
- a CDS encoding thymidine phosphorylase has protein sequence MNILELIDKKKNGQELLREEISFIVKGYTSGIIPDYQMSAFLMSIYFQSMSVTEISFLTEAMINSGEVYDLTTIPGFKVDKHSSGGVGDKVSLIYAPLVAAFGLKVAKMSGRGLGQTGGTIDKLESIPGFKVELSFNEFKDVINKTNLSIMAQSDNLVPADKKIYALRDVTATVDSLPLVAASIMCKKIATGSDGIVLDVKCGSGAFMKTISDARKLAQIMVELGIKFNKKIAAEITNMTEPLGRTIGNAIEIYEALQTLRGKGPDDLAYIVCEAASLSLCQAGLFKDLSRAVKACKKKLQTEEPLNYFRAFVNEQGGDLSFIDNDLTLKEVLKVKNIVEIKATQSGFMEIIDTNELGLLAVRLGAGRNTKDETIDYHAGIYLNKKTGEKVAKNDVVMTLYTNRYVTAPVYDWAQRTFQIVLTKPPQEKLVYEIIQ, from the coding sequence GTGAATATTTTAGAATTAATTGATAAAAAGAAAAATGGACAAGAGTTATTACGAGAAGAAATTAGCTTTATTGTCAAAGGATATACATCAGGGATTATTCCAGATTATCAAATGTCAGCTTTTTTAATGTCAATTTATTTTCAATCAATGTCAGTTACAGAAATTTCGTTTTTAACTGAAGCAATGATTAATTCAGGAGAAGTATATGATTTAACTACAATTCCTGGTTTTAAAGTTGATAAGCATTCTTCTGGTGGAGTTGGTGATAAGGTTAGTTTAATTTATGCGCCTTTAGTTGCTGCATTTGGTTTAAAAGTGGCAAAAATGTCAGGACGGGGATTAGGCCAAACAGGAGGAACAATTGATAAGCTGGAAAGTATTCCCGGTTTTAAAGTTGAACTTTCTTTTAATGAATTTAAGGATGTTATTAATAAAACAAATTTATCAATTATGGCTCAATCTGATAATCTTGTTCCTGCTGATAAAAAGATTTATGCCTTACGGGATGTGACGGCAACAGTTGATTCATTACCATTGGTGGCAGCAAGTATTATGTGTAAAAAAATTGCGACTGGTAGTGATGGAATTGTGTTAGATGTTAAATGTGGTAGTGGCGCTTTTATGAAAACAATATCTGATGCAAGGAAATTAGCACAAATTATGGTTGAACTTGGAATTAAATTTAATAAGAAGATTGCTGCTGAAATTACTAATATGACAGAACCATTAGGACGTACTATCGGTAATGCAATTGAAATTTATGAAGCATTACAAACATTACGAGGAAAAGGACCTGATGATTTGGCTTACATTGTATGTGAAGCAGCATCTTTAAGTTTGTGCCAAGCAGGGCTTTTTAAAGATTTATCAAGGGCAGTTAAAGCTTGTAAAAAAAAATTACAAACAGAAGAGCCGTTAAATTACTTCCGTGCTTTTGTGAACGAGCAAGGTGGAGATTTAAGTTTTATTGATAATGATTTAACTTTAAAAGAAGTATTAAAAGTAAAAAATATAGTTGAAATTAAAGCAACCCAATCGGGATTTATGGAAATTATTGATACTAATGAGTTAGGATTATTAGCTGTTCGTTTAGGAGCTGGCCGTAATACAAAAGATGAAACAATTGATTATCATGCTGGTATTTATTTAAACAAAAAAACTGGTGAAAAAGTTGCAAAAAATGATGTTGTAATGACTTTATATACTAACCGTTATGTTACTGCCCCAGTTTATGATTGAGCACAACGAACTTTTCAAATTGTTTTAACAAAACCACCACAAGAAAAATTAGTTTATGAGATAATTCAATAA
- a CDS encoding lysophospholipid acyltransferase family protein yields the protein MLNIWKILLTWLRFLRTITKARSISKKIKRDPNIVSEEYRYHWLQKRTRYMLWVHDVKIIVHDRYNWIDKSCLMIANHQSNVDPALLFALNDFNKTAPCAFIAKKELQDNRTYRNFLTLIDVLFLDRENPRQALEVIKEANDLIRVPRTMVVFPEGTRSRRKEMGEFHAGSFKIAQKAHVPIIPVSIVNSYPIFNKEFKKKGKKYVHVVFHKPIKPDTFMTKSTELIANNVKQIIQKGIYQYQDVDHKKAYEEYKTSLKKKMT from the coding sequence ATGTTAAATATTTGAAAAATTCTTCTGACATGACTTCGATTTTTACGAACAATTACTAAGGCAAGAAGTATTAGTAAAAAAATTAAACGAGATCCAAATATTGTTTCAGAAGAATATCGTTATCATTGATTACAAAAACGAACACGCTATATGTTATGAGTACATGATGTTAAGATAATTGTTCATGATCGTTATAATTGAATTGATAAGAGTTGTTTAATGATTGCAAATCATCAATCAAATGTGGATCCGGCATTATTATTTGCTCTAAATGATTTTAATAAAACCGCACCTTGTGCATTTATTGCTAAAAAAGAATTACAAGATAATCGAACATATCGAAATTTCTTAACATTAATTGATGTTTTATTTTTAGATCGGGAAAACCCTCGTCAGGCCTTAGAAGTTATTAAAGAGGCAAATGATTTAATTCGTGTACCACGAACAATGGTTGTTTTTCCGGAAGGAACACGAAGTCGCAGGAAAGAAATGGGAGAATTTCATGCTGGAAGTTTTAAAATTGCTCAGAAAGCACATGTTCCAATTATTCCTGTTTCAATTGTTAACTCTTATCCAATTTTTAATAAAGAATTTAAAAAAAAGGGGAAAAAGTATGTTCATGTTGTGTTTCATAAGCCAATTAAGCCAGATACGTTTATGACCAAATCAACTGAATTAATTGCAAATAATGTTAAACAAATTATTCAAAAAGGAATTTATCAATATCAAGATGTTGATCATAAAAAAGCTTATGAAGAATATAAAACTTCATTAAAGAAAAAAATGACTTAA